Below is a window of Prosthecobacter algae DNA.
CATCGGCAATGTGGGGCGTTATGTCGCCTCAGGAGAGTATGCCGGGGTCTCGGTGGGCTACCGCCTAACCAACGAAGCTCAATGGCCTGCGCAGATTCATGATTGCAAGGCCGCCATCCGCTGGGTGAAGGCGCATGCGGCTGAGCATGGTCTGGATGCGACGAAGATCGCCGTTTGGGGAACCTCTGCCGGTGGTCATCTGGTCTCCATGCTGGGCACCAGTGGCGATGTGAAGGAGCTGGAAGGGACCCTGGGCAAGCATTTGGACCAGGACAGCAAGGTCACCTGCGTGGTTAACTTTTTCGGGCCGGAGAATTTTCTGACCATGGTCCGTCAGCCCAGCACGATTGATCGTACCCAGGGCAAAGATTACCCGGAGGCTCTGCTGCTGGGCGGCCCTGTGCCGGAGCGTGAAGCTGTGGCGAAGGAGGCCTCTCCAGTGACGCATGTCTCGGCAGGAGACGCGGCCTTTTTTACCGCCCATGGAACGAAGGACCCCCTAGTGCCCTATGCCCAGGGGGAGGAGATTCATGCGGCGCTGACGAAGGCCGGTGTGCCCTCCATCCTGCAGGAGATGACGGATGGCGGTCATGGCTTTCGCAGCGAGGTGCTGGACCAGCGGCTGAAGCAGTTCTTTGACCTTCATCTGCGCGGCATCGAATCCAAGATCGAAACCACGCCGATTGCGATCGGGGCCAAGTAAGGCTGTGCGGCCTTACTTCTTGGGCTTGGCGGGAGCGGGTGGCTTTGGCTCCACGTAAGGAGGGTTTGTGTAGGCTCCAGGGGCCACTTCCTTGATGTTGGCCGGCACCTCGGCCTGCACCTGGCCGAGGGCCCAGCGCACGCCGCCGATGAGGATGTCCTGGAAGACAGGATTGGTCCAGATGTCCTCACGGTGGCCCATGGCGGTGTACCACACGCGGCCTTCGCCTTCCTTGCGTGCCCAGGTACTGGGGAAGGCAGGACGTTTGTATTC
It encodes the following:
- a CDS encoding alpha/beta hydrolase fold domain-containing protein; translated protein: MKPSFTLLLLSSLSFSALAQETPATADRTQRLFDQIDANKDGKLGKEELPERLRPNFERVDTDKDGFISRTEHQAVVGRSKQARPAPGKRPVPAGVEAKLDLAYAETDNPRQKLDLYLPKLRKTEKPLPVIVFIHGGGWRGGDKAGGIGNVGRYVASGEYAGVSVGYRLTNEAQWPAQIHDCKAAIRWVKAHAAEHGLDATKIAVWGTSAGGHLVSMLGTSGDVKELEGTLGKHLDQDSKVTCVVNFFGPENFLTMVRQPSTIDRTQGKDYPEALLLGGPVPEREAVAKEASPVTHVSAGDAAFFTAHGTKDPLVPYAQGEEIHAALTKAGVPSILQEMTDGGHGFRSEVLDQRLKQFFDLHLRGIESKIETTPIAIGAK